The sequence below is a genomic window from Lelliottia sp. JS-SCA-14.
TTCATGTAGCGCGAGGCGCTCTGCCATATCGCTCATTAAATGTCATTCCTCAACTCAGAAACCTGTGGGTTTCAGGCAATATTGCCGCAGATACTACCCTATCTGACGAGTTGAGTCACAAAGAAAAAGGGCCGCGGAATCGGCCCTTTTCATCATTATTTGCTCAGTTTGATGACTTGTTTCACGTCGATTTCAAACTCGTTCCACTCTTTATCGACCTTACCCTGGATCTCCACTTTGTCCTGCGGGCTGATGGTCTGTCCGTTCCAGCGTTTGTGGTCAATTTCCACATTCACCGTGCCAGTGGTATCTCGGAACAGATAGCGGTCATCGGACAGGCGCTCGGTGATGTTCCCGCGCAGTTTGACCCAGCTGTCGTCCTTCTGATCTTTCACTTTGGCCGCGGTGGTCAGGTTGGCGTCGTTATCGACAAAACCGCCCTGCTGGGTCTGGGTTTGTGCCGGTGTGGCGGACGGGCCGTTGAATCCGCCCTCTGCTGCAAATACCGGTGCCGTGGTCATCATCATGATTGCCGTAATGGCTGCGAATTTTTTCATCGTTTTCTCTCCCTTTAATGTGGTGTCGAATGCCATTAAACAGGGTAAACCTTAACGACTTCTTAAGGGGAAAATATAAATTTTATTGCTGTACAGCATGATGTCACAGAGGGTTTACTGCACTTATCTCGCGGCATCAAGGAGGGAACATGCGCATTTTACTGGTAGAAGACGACCGGCTGATTGGTGACGGCATCAAAGCGGGCTTAACGAAAATGGGCTTT
It includes:
- a CDS encoding YgiW/YdeI family stress tolerance OB fold protein, producing the protein MKKFAAITAIMMMTTAPVFAAEGGFNGPSATPAQTQTQQGGFVDNDANLTTAAKVKDQKDDSWVKLRGNITERLSDDRYLFRDTTGTVNVEIDHKRWNGQTISPQDKVEIQGKVDKEWNEFEIDVKQVIKLSK